One genomic region from Haloterrigena gelatinilytica encodes:
- a CDS encoding DUF7521 family protein, with protein MSFHDAGTSIAVLLAVVKTLILLVGSFITFLAFKAYRRTRQRALGLLAAGFGLVTLGLVLAGLLYEILGVSLMTGILLESLLMLVGFVIIAYSLYVT; from the coding sequence ATGAGTTTCCACGACGCAGGAACGTCGATCGCCGTCTTACTCGCCGTCGTCAAGACCCTCATCCTGCTCGTGGGCAGCTTCATCACCTTTCTCGCGTTCAAAGCCTACCGCCGGACGCGCCAGCGCGCGCTCGGACTCCTCGCAGCCGGCTTCGGTCTCGTGACGCTCGGCCTCGTGCTCGCCGGCCTGCTGTACGAAATTCTCGGGGTCTCGCTGATGACGGGCATCCTGCTCGAGAGCCTCCTGATGCTCGTGGGCTTCGTCATCATCGCCTACTCGCTGTACGTGACGTAG
- a CDS encoding CDGSH iron-sulfur domain-containing protein: MTRLVELEETGPRKLEPSDIDDEKGDIAVCRCGLSDSFPFCDGSHRRTRDEDPDMTYVYEDGERRVVEQVVTEDESVADSDGSTEDSESGTDADDDGSPE, from the coding sequence ATGACGCGATTGGTCGAACTCGAGGAGACGGGACCGAGAAAGCTCGAACCGTCTGATATCGACGACGAGAAGGGAGACATCGCGGTCTGTCGGTGCGGGCTTTCGGACTCGTTTCCGTTCTGCGACGGGAGCCACCGACGGACTCGCGACGAGGACCCGGACATGACGTACGTCTACGAGGACGGCGAGCGTCGGGTCGTCGAGCAAGTGGTGACCGAAGACGAGTCGGTCGCCGACAGCGACGGGAGCACCGAGGACAGCGAAAGCGGTACCGACGCCGATGACGACGGCAGCCCCGAATAA
- a CDS encoding heavy metal translocating P-type ATPase, with product MCPDARNPGSSERPHAPESPSTADGSESCDLCDLPLPSAPITDPDVDGTYCCRGCLEVARTLERRDDGPDEAAVRSRLDGADAAGGRDLDDLDGEDAFLAVERMHCSTCEAFLESVAEREAGVLGATASYATDTIRIVYDSDRLAADDLPEIVSGYGYAAADRSAADGDAGDDDGLARLLLGGFFGMMVMVWYVLFLYPTYFDLEPVVAFGGYELAFLSANIWAFTSFILFYTGYPILRGAYVSLRAGRPNMDLLVATAALGSYGYSAVAIVLGESHLYFDVTVAVVLVVTAGTHYERAVKRRATGLLSELTERQVDEARLESGETVPLEDVEPGDRLLVRPGERVPLDGEVLEGTAAVDESLVTGESLPVRKAPGDELRGGTVVTDAPVVLAVGDAAESTLDRLVSLLWSIQSARPGVQRLADKLATVFVPLVAALAVCTAAVLLATGSSPSTALLIGLTVVIVSCPCALGLATPLAIAAGVQAAAKRGIVVAAETIFEDAPDVDVVVLDKTGTLTTGQMAVEDVTVVDGTDSDDLLRRAGAVESLSEHPIAAAVVEAAPAAAVDGGDLEAENDGGTVSGAEGSTAVDSFERADRGVSGVVDGERVVVGHPDCCRERGLSVPDALESPIDDARAAGRVPVAVGWDGRTRGVVAVGDSEREELDAALETLSSGREIVVLTGDEGPAAERFRAVDGVDEVFAGVPPEAKAETVDRLRTRGTVAMVGDGSNDAPALAAADVGIAMGGGTQLATDAADAVIVGDDLEAVGETLAIAASTHRRIRQNLGWAFCYNAVAIPLAVAGLLNPLFAAAAMAASSLLVVLNSSRSMR from the coding sequence ATGTGCCCAGACGCACGGAACCCAGGATCGTCCGAACGCCCACACGCGCCCGAATCGCCGTCGACAGCCGACGGTAGCGAGAGCTGCGACCTCTGTGATCTGCCGCTCCCGTCGGCACCGATCACCGATCCCGACGTCGACGGCACCTACTGCTGTCGGGGCTGTCTCGAGGTCGCGCGAACCCTCGAGCGGCGCGACGACGGCCCCGACGAGGCGGCGGTTCGATCGCGGCTGGACGGGGCGGACGCGGCGGGCGGCCGCGACCTCGACGACCTCGACGGCGAGGACGCCTTTCTCGCGGTCGAGCGCATGCACTGTTCGACCTGCGAGGCGTTCCTCGAGTCGGTCGCCGAGCGCGAGGCGGGCGTGCTGGGCGCGACGGCGAGCTACGCGACGGACACGATCCGGATCGTCTACGATTCCGACCGGCTCGCGGCCGACGACCTCCCCGAGATCGTCTCGGGCTACGGCTACGCCGCGGCCGACCGATCGGCCGCCGACGGCGACGCGGGCGACGACGACGGGCTCGCGCGGCTGCTGCTCGGCGGCTTCTTCGGCATGATGGTCATGGTCTGGTACGTCCTCTTTCTCTACCCGACCTACTTCGACCTCGAGCCGGTCGTCGCCTTCGGCGGCTACGAGCTCGCGTTTCTGTCCGCGAACATCTGGGCGTTCACGTCGTTCATCCTCTTCTACACCGGGTATCCGATCCTCCGGGGCGCGTACGTCAGCCTCCGTGCGGGCCGGCCGAACATGGACCTGCTGGTCGCGACGGCCGCGCTCGGCTCGTACGGCTACAGCGCGGTCGCAATCGTCCTCGGGGAGAGCCACCTCTACTTCGACGTCACCGTCGCCGTCGTCCTCGTCGTCACCGCTGGCACCCACTACGAGCGGGCGGTCAAGCGCCGCGCGACCGGCCTGCTCTCGGAGCTGACCGAACGCCAGGTCGACGAGGCCCGCCTCGAGAGCGGCGAGACGGTCCCGCTCGAAGACGTCGAGCCCGGCGATCGGCTGCTCGTCCGCCCCGGCGAGCGGGTTCCCCTCGACGGCGAAGTTCTGGAGGGGACCGCGGCCGTCGACGAGTCGCTGGTCACCGGCGAGTCCCTCCCCGTCCGGAAGGCCCCCGGCGACGAACTCCGCGGCGGCACCGTCGTCACCGACGCGCCGGTCGTCCTCGCGGTCGGCGACGCGGCCGAGAGCACCCTCGATCGGCTCGTCTCGCTGCTCTGGTCGATCCAGAGCGCCCGGCCCGGCGTCCAGCGGCTGGCAGACAAGCTCGCGACGGTGTTCGTCCCGCTGGTCGCCGCTCTCGCCGTCTGTACGGCCGCCGTCCTGCTCGCGACCGGCTCGAGTCCGTCGACCGCTCTCCTGATCGGGCTGACCGTCGTCATCGTCTCCTGTCCCTGCGCGCTCGGGCTGGCGACGCCGCTGGCGATCGCCGCGGGGGTGCAGGCCGCCGCGAAGCGCGGGATCGTCGTCGCCGCGGAGACGATCTTCGAGGACGCCCCGGACGTCGACGTCGTCGTGCTCGACAAGACGGGGACGCTGACGACCGGGCAAATGGCCGTCGAGGACGTCACCGTCGTCGACGGGACCGATTCGGACGACCTCCTCCGGCGAGCCGGCGCGGTCGAATCGCTGTCGGAGCACCCGATCGCCGCCGCCGTCGTCGAGGCGGCGCCCGCCGCCGCGGTCGACGGCGGTGATCTCGAGGCCGAAAATGACGGTGGTACCGTGTCCGGCGCCGAGGGTTCCACGGCCGTCGACTCGTTCGAGCGAGCCGACCGCGGCGTCAGCGGCGTCGTCGACGGCGAGCGCGTCGTCGTCGGCCACCCCGACTGCTGCCGCGAGCGCGGGCTGTCGGTTCCCGACGCCCTCGAGTCCCCGATCGACGACGCCCGCGCGGCCGGTCGCGTCCCGGTCGCCGTCGGCTGGGACGGCCGGACCCGCGGCGTCGTCGCGGTCGGGGATTCGGAACGCGAGGAGCTCGACGCGGCGCTCGAGACGCTCTCGTCGGGCCGCGAGATCGTCGTCCTCACCGGCGACGAGGGGCCGGCCGCCGAGCGGTTCCGCGCGGTCGACGGCGTCGACGAGGTCTTCGCGGGCGTCCCGCCGGAGGCGAAGGCCGAGACCGTCGACCGCCTCCGGACGCGAGGGACGGTCGCGATGGTCGGCGACGGGAGCAACGACGCGCCCGCGCTGGCCGCCGCCGACGTCGGCATCGCGATGGGCGGCGGGACCCAGCTCGCGACCGACGCGGCCGACGCGGTGATCGTCGGCGACGACCTCGAGGCCGTCGGCGAGACGCTCGCGATCGCCGCGAGCACGCACCGGCGCATCCGCCAGAACCTCGGCTGGGCCTTTTGCTACAACGCGGTGGCGATCCCGCTGGCGGTCGCCGGCCTGCTGAACCCGCTCTTCGCCGCCGCCGCGATGGCCGCGAGCAGCCTGTTGGTCGTGCTCAACTCCTCGCGTTCGATGCGGTAA